Proteins co-encoded in one Kribbella solani genomic window:
- a CDS encoding fumarylacetoacetate hydrolase family protein, translated as MELLRLGAVGEERPYVRAADGTVHDLTSLTADLDGAFLAADGIARTRTALEAGALPVAETAGLRVGAPIARPGAVVCIGQNYAAHAAESGAEPPKQPIVFLKHPNTVVGAYDEVLVPRGSVKTDWEVELAVVIGKQARYVETDADALACIAGYAVSNDVSERAFQIEVSGGQWSKGKCCETFNPLGPALVPADEVADVQNLRLRSWVNGEPRQDSNTQDMIFSVAALIRDLSQYMVLSPGDIVNTGTPEGVALSGRFPYLSPGDEMELEIDGLGRQKQALGKS; from the coding sequence GTGGAACTGCTCCGCCTCGGGGCGGTCGGCGAAGAGCGCCCGTACGTACGCGCCGCTGACGGCACCGTTCACGATCTGACGTCACTCACGGCCGACCTCGACGGTGCATTTCTGGCCGCGGACGGCATCGCGCGTACGCGAACCGCTCTTGAAGCCGGCGCACTGCCTGTCGCCGAGACCGCCGGCCTGCGCGTCGGCGCGCCGATCGCGCGACCCGGGGCGGTGGTTTGCATCGGCCAGAACTACGCGGCCCACGCCGCCGAATCGGGCGCCGAGCCGCCGAAACAGCCGATCGTCTTCCTCAAGCACCCCAACACGGTCGTCGGCGCGTACGACGAGGTGCTTGTGCCGCGCGGGTCGGTCAAGACGGACTGGGAGGTCGAGCTCGCGGTCGTGATCGGCAAGCAGGCGCGGTACGTCGAGACCGACGCGGACGCGCTCGCGTGCATCGCCGGGTACGCGGTGTCGAACGACGTGTCCGAGCGCGCTTTCCAGATCGAGGTGTCCGGCGGGCAGTGGTCGAAGGGGAAGTGCTGCGAGACGTTCAACCCGCTGGGGCCCGCGCTCGTACCGGCCGACGAGGTTGCCGACGTACAGAACCTGCGGTTGCGGTCGTGGGTGAACGGTGAGCCACGGCAGGACTCGAACACGCAGGACATGATCTTCTCGGTCGCGGCGTTGATTCGCGACCTGTCGCAGTACATGGTGCTCAGCCCTGGTGACATCGTGAACACCGGGACGCCGGAAGGCGTGGCGCTGTCCGGGCGGTTCCCGTATCTGTCGCCGGGCGACGAGATGGAGCTGGAGATCGACGGGTTGGGCCGCCAGAAGCAGGCACTCGGCAAGAGCTGA
- a CDS encoding GntR family transcriptional regulator translates to MTDAHVGLAGQLSRLPQRQVLSDDVYETVKGLIMDSVVEPGTRLNIDALTRELGISQTPIRESLARLESDGLVIKEPLRGYRVSSRLTRAEFEDLFEFRLHIEPWAAARAAERSGAEDLARLKAEMLSYTDVPDRPSYESYRAMAAHDQRFHDLVLELAGNETARLSFQRTHCHLHLFRLYYGGGIATKALREHKTVVSAVRKGDPEEAAAAMRSHIEASRSRLRPIFDQD, encoded by the coding sequence GTGACTGATGCACATGTGGGCCTGGCCGGGCAGCTCAGCCGCCTGCCCCAGCGACAGGTGCTGAGCGACGACGTCTACGAGACGGTCAAGGGCCTGATCATGGACAGCGTGGTCGAGCCGGGCACCCGGCTGAACATCGACGCGCTGACCCGCGAGCTGGGCATTTCCCAGACCCCCATCCGCGAGTCGCTGGCCCGGCTCGAGTCCGACGGCCTGGTGATCAAGGAGCCACTCCGCGGGTACCGGGTGTCCTCGCGGCTGACCCGCGCCGAGTTCGAGGACCTGTTCGAGTTCCGGCTGCACATCGAGCCGTGGGCGGCCGCGCGTGCCGCGGAGCGCTCCGGCGCCGAGGACCTGGCCCGGCTGAAGGCCGAAATGCTGAGTTACACCGATGTACCCGACCGCCCGTCGTACGAGAGCTACCGGGCGATGGCCGCGCACGACCAGCGGTTCCACGACCTCGTACTCGAACTGGCCGGGAACGAGACAGCGCGGCTGTCCTTCCAGCGGACGCATTGCCACCTGCACCTCTTCCGGCTGTACTACGGTGGCGGCATCGCGACGAAAGCGTTGCGAGAGCACAAGACAGTGGTCAGCGCTGTCCGCAAGGGCGACCCGGAGGAAGCAGCCGCCGCGATGCGGTCACACATCGAGGCCTCCCGTTCCCGGTTGCGTCCAATTTTCGATCAGGACTGA
- a CDS encoding mandelate racemase/muconate lactonizing enzyme family protein yields MGTPIVRAEAWLVDLEVETVRTDAVQAFLKQETIFVELATADGLTGVGYSYTIGTGGTSVLALLRDHLLPRLVGTDARNVEALWSDLFWSTHATTVGAITSLALAAVDTALWDLRCLRADEPLWRLAGGYRQQVPLYDTEGGWLQLATDELVAGALASQRAGWSGVKLKVGKPHVHEDLERLRAVRDAVGPAMDIMVDANQSMTYAEARRRAAAYETVDLTWFEEPLPADDVTGHVRLSESTSIPIAVGESLYSVSQFREYVAAGGAGIVQVDVARIGGITPWLKVAHLAEAFNLEVCPHFLMELHVSLTAAVPNGRYVEHIPQLRAITSTELAIVDGHAVAPDVPGLGIDWNRDAIDDRRVG; encoded by the coding sequence GTGGGTACGCCGATCGTCCGCGCCGAGGCCTGGCTGGTCGACCTCGAGGTGGAAACCGTCCGGACCGATGCCGTGCAGGCGTTCCTCAAGCAGGAGACCATCTTCGTCGAGCTCGCGACCGCCGACGGGCTGACCGGCGTCGGCTACTCGTACACGATCGGCACCGGCGGCACCTCCGTACTCGCGCTGCTCCGCGATCACCTGCTGCCACGACTGGTCGGTACGGATGCGCGCAACGTCGAGGCGCTGTGGTCGGACCTGTTCTGGTCGACGCACGCGACAACCGTGGGCGCGATCACCTCGCTGGCGCTGGCGGCCGTCGACACCGCGCTGTGGGACCTGCGTTGTCTGCGAGCGGACGAGCCGTTGTGGCGGCTGGCCGGCGGCTATCGGCAGCAGGTGCCGTTGTACGACACCGAAGGCGGCTGGTTGCAGCTGGCAACGGACGAGCTGGTCGCCGGTGCGCTCGCGTCGCAGCGGGCCGGCTGGTCAGGGGTGAAGCTCAAGGTCGGAAAACCCCACGTACACGAGGATCTGGAGCGGCTTCGCGCGGTTCGGGACGCGGTCGGTCCGGCGATGGACATCATGGTCGACGCCAACCAGTCGATGACGTACGCCGAAGCGCGGCGGCGGGCGGCGGCGTACGAGACCGTGGACCTGACCTGGTTCGAGGAGCCGTTGCCGGCCGATGACGTGACCGGGCATGTCCGGCTGTCGGAGTCGACGTCGATTCCGATCGCGGTGGGGGAGTCGTTGTACTCGGTGTCGCAGTTCCGCGAGTACGTTGCCGCCGGAGGTGCCGGGATCGTCCAGGTCGATGTGGCGCGGATCGGTGGCATCACGCCGTGGTTGAAGGTGGCGCATCTGGCCGAGGCGTTCAATCTCGAGGTGTGTCCGCATTTCCTGATGGAGTTGCATGTGAGCCTGACCGCTGCCGTACCCAACGGCCGGTACGTCGAGCACATTCCGCAGTTGCGGGCGATCACGTCGACCGAGCTGGCTATCGTCGACGGGCACGCGGTCGCACCGGACGTACCCGGTCTCGGTATCGACTGGAACCGGGACGCGATCGACGACCGCAGGGTCGGCTGA
- a CDS encoding amidohydrolase family protein gives MGRVDAHHHIWDLTVREQSWMVGPELDPIRRSFSIDDLVPLAATADVTATVLVQTVSLLDETVELLEVAAGNELVAGVVGWVDLTADDVGEVLAGLLARPDGVYLKGIRHQVHDEPDDNWLLRPDVRRGLAAVADAGLAYDLLTKPPHLPAAIETVRNLPQLTFVVDHISKPKIGDPLEPWATQLQELAALPNVTCKLSGMVTEAPWTTWKPTDLQPYADTVLNAFGPNRVMFGSDWPVCLLAASYNQVLETAETLTTTLTPTEQHSIFKTTATDTYGL, from the coding sequence ATGGGCAGGGTTGACGCGCATCATCACATCTGGGATCTGACCGTCCGGGAGCAGTCCTGGATGGTCGGTCCGGAGCTGGATCCGATTCGCCGCAGCTTCTCGATCGACGATCTGGTACCACTGGCCGCGACCGCCGACGTCACGGCGACGGTGCTCGTACAGACGGTCAGCCTGCTTGACGAGACCGTCGAACTCCTTGAGGTTGCTGCTGGCAACGAGTTGGTGGCGGGCGTGGTGGGCTGGGTCGATCTGACCGCCGACGATGTCGGTGAAGTGCTGGCTGGATTGCTGGCGCGTCCGGATGGCGTTTATTTGAAGGGCATTCGGCATCAGGTACACGACGAGCCGGATGACAACTGGCTGCTCCGCCCCGACGTACGGCGCGGCCTCGCCGCGGTCGCCGACGCCGGTTTGGCGTACGACCTGCTGACCAAGCCACCACACTTGCCGGCCGCGATCGAAACCGTCCGCAACCTGCCACAACTCACCTTCGTCGTCGACCACATCTCCAAACCAAAAATCGGCGATCCGCTCGAACCATGGGCAACCCAGCTCCAAGAACTGGCCGCCCTCCCGAACGTGACCTGCAAACTCTCCGGCATGGTCACCGAAGCCCCCTGGACCACCTGGAAACCCACAGACCTCCAGCCGTACGCCGACACCGTCCTGAACGCCTTCGGCCCGAACCGAGTCATGTTCGGCTCAGACTGGCCGGTCTGCCTACTAGCCGCGTCCTACAACCAGGTACTCGAAACCGCCGAAACCCTAACCACCACCCTGACCCCCACCGAACAACACTCCATCTTCAAAACCACCGCCACCGACACATACGGGCTGTAA
- a CDS encoding phosphotransferase family protein codes for MELRVSDRDPAAFQQPLTAEEIEAVCQRAFGLEAVVAVELGFGGYNSVYLVDLRGRDEPVILRAAPEEAVQYGSERRLMRNEYATVPWLATIAPLMPRVLAVDWSHEVIDRDWMIQTRVPGIPAPEHLGTYPRSCRTTFFRQLGAITRAVHDVRGPHFGRVDSTGYDSWSDAVVASLAQIADDLARLNLDATDVHRLTAIARQNHAILDEIKEPRLLTGDLWTVNCLLVADAPEPQISGVLDFDRTEFGDPAADWTIRMAQAKPDERTSFWDTYGTPPESPATWRSALYEARHLATLRLERHRLANPQAVQSTYPEIARLLTALS; via the coding sequence ATGGAACTCCGAGTCTCCGACCGCGATCCGGCCGCGTTCCAGCAGCCACTGACAGCTGAGGAGATCGAGGCGGTCTGCCAGCGCGCGTTCGGTCTTGAAGCGGTAGTTGCGGTCGAGCTGGGGTTCGGCGGGTACAACTCCGTGTACCTGGTCGATCTGCGCGGACGGGACGAACCCGTGATCCTGAGGGCGGCGCCGGAGGAGGCGGTGCAGTACGGGTCCGAGCGGCGGCTGATGCGGAACGAGTATGCGACTGTTCCGTGGCTGGCGACGATCGCGCCGTTGATGCCGCGTGTGCTTGCGGTGGACTGGTCACATGAGGTGATCGATCGCGACTGGATGATCCAGACCCGCGTACCGGGCATCCCGGCACCGGAGCACCTCGGCACGTACCCGCGCTCCTGCCGTACGACGTTCTTCCGTCAGCTAGGCGCGATCACCCGGGCAGTACACGACGTACGCGGCCCACACTTCGGCCGAGTCGACAGCACCGGGTACGACTCGTGGAGCGATGCCGTCGTCGCGTCCCTCGCACAAATCGCCGACGATCTGGCGCGCCTGAATCTCGACGCCACAGACGTCCACCGGCTAACCGCCATCGCCCGGCAAAACCACGCGATCCTCGACGAAATCAAAGAACCACGCCTACTCACCGGCGACCTCTGGACTGTCAACTGCCTACTCGTCGCGGACGCCCCCGAGCCACAAATCTCCGGCGTACTCGACTTCGACCGCACCGAATTCGGCGACCCGGCCGCCGACTGGACCATCCGCATGGCCCAGGCCAAACCCGACGAACGCACCTCCTTCTGGGACACGTACGGCACCCCGCCCGAGTCCCCGGCCACCTGGCGCTCCGCCCTCTACGAAGCCCGCCACCTGGCTACCCTCCGCCTGGAACGCCACCGCCTGGCCAACCCCCAAGCCGTCCAATCCACCTACCCCGAAATTGCAAGACTGCTGACGGCGCTCAGCTGA
- a CDS encoding Fic family protein — translation MSEVNQLSVGWERCPWDGPDAPMSRRERAAAKGQYLASIPPAITDLAFDIPGEIAAAAEDALVEISRFDAELSAALPRADGELAPLAVVLLRTESASSSQIEGVTAGAKALAVAALNESAGQNARLVAANVDSMQKAIDLADDLSTDSILAAHRALMHDQAYARPGQLRDGQVWIGGGPTPHTATFVPPRPERVAELMDDLVSFCLRTDIPVLTQVSIAHAQFETIHPFNDGNGRIGRTLVHAMLRRAGVTRRLTVPVSAGLLTDTAAYFAALGSYRDGDPTAIITQFSRASFAAVGNGRRLVGDLGEIYSTWQQLLPSRQGSAARRLLSYLLSQPAVTVKHVQQHLDVSQPAAQRAVDQLVEAEILKQISTGKRDRAWIAREVITALDDFATRTGRRG, via the coding sequence GTGTCTGAGGTGAACCAACTGTCGGTCGGCTGGGAGCGCTGCCCTTGGGACGGGCCGGACGCGCCGATGTCCCGGCGTGAGCGCGCCGCGGCCAAGGGTCAGTACCTGGCCTCGATCCCGCCGGCGATCACCGACCTGGCCTTCGACATTCCCGGCGAGATCGCCGCCGCGGCCGAGGACGCGCTGGTCGAGATCTCCCGCTTCGACGCCGAACTCTCGGCGGCACTTCCGCGCGCGGATGGCGAACTCGCCCCGCTCGCCGTCGTGCTGCTCCGCACCGAGTCGGCATCGTCATCGCAGATCGAGGGTGTCACCGCCGGAGCGAAGGCACTGGCCGTCGCCGCGCTGAACGAGTCAGCAGGCCAGAACGCGCGCCTGGTCGCCGCGAACGTCGATTCGATGCAGAAGGCGATCGACCTGGCCGATGATCTCAGCACCGATTCGATCCTGGCCGCACACCGCGCGCTGATGCACGACCAGGCGTACGCGCGTCCTGGTCAGCTTCGCGATGGTCAGGTCTGGATCGGCGGCGGCCCGACGCCGCACACCGCGACCTTCGTCCCGCCCCGGCCGGAGCGCGTCGCGGAGTTGATGGACGACCTGGTCAGCTTCTGCCTGCGTACGGACATCCCGGTTCTCACCCAGGTCTCGATCGCACACGCTCAGTTCGAGACGATTCACCCGTTCAACGACGGAAACGGCCGGATCGGCCGGACGTTGGTCCACGCGATGCTGCGCCGGGCCGGCGTGACTCGCCGACTGACAGTTCCCGTTTCCGCCGGCCTTCTGACCGACACCGCGGCGTACTTCGCGGCTCTCGGCTCGTACCGCGATGGTGACCCCACCGCGATCATCACGCAGTTCAGCCGCGCGTCGTTCGCTGCTGTCGGCAACGGCCGTCGGTTGGTCGGGGATCTGGGTGAGATCTACTCGACCTGGCAACAGCTCCTTCCATCGCGACAGGGCTCCGCCGCGCGTCGTCTGCTTTCATACCTGCTCAGCCAACCGGCGGTTACCGTCAAGCACGTACAGCAGCACCTGGATGTCTCCCAGCCGGCTGCACAGCGCGCGGTCGATCAATTGGTCGAGGCGGAGATCCTGAAGCAGATCTCGACCGGCAAGCGGGACCGCGCGTGGATCGCGCGCGAGGTCATCACCGCCCTCGACGACTTCGCCACCCGCACCGGCCGCCGCGGCTGA
- a CDS encoding DNA polymerase IV: MSWWLLHVDMDQFIAAVEIRRRPELRGLPVVVGGSGDPTQPRQVVATASYEARAFGVRSGMPVRAAYKKCPQAVFLPSDPATYEAASTEVMDTLRSFPVVVEVWGWDECFVGAETDDPEALAAELRAAVEARTALTCSVGIGDNKTRAKLATGFAKHKRSHAEPFEPAEPSETTGPSEAAGPTTRTADSAGGTAAGIYRLTAANWRQVMDHRPVRDLWGVGSRMEHNLNELGISTVADLAAADVDLLKKRFGPKMGAWYAALGRGLGDTQVTDVPREPVSRSREETFPEDLTDPTTIAAELRRIAIQVTNDVVAEGRTIQRIWVKVRFTTFYTPIKSRKLPSPTQDPETIATTAHSLLEKFDLHRPIRLLGVRLEFLPPTPDEPITI, from the coding sequence ATGAGCTGGTGGCTCCTGCACGTGGACATGGATCAGTTCATCGCGGCCGTCGAGATCAGGCGCCGGCCTGAACTACGCGGGCTCCCGGTCGTGGTCGGTGGCTCCGGTGACCCGACCCAGCCGCGACAGGTGGTCGCCACCGCCTCGTACGAAGCACGGGCCTTCGGTGTGCGATCGGGGATGCCGGTGCGGGCGGCGTACAAGAAGTGCCCGCAGGCCGTGTTCCTGCCGTCCGACCCGGCCACCTACGAGGCCGCGTCGACCGAGGTGATGGACACGCTGCGTTCGTTTCCGGTCGTGGTCGAGGTCTGGGGCTGGGACGAATGCTTCGTCGGCGCCGAGACCGACGACCCCGAAGCCCTCGCCGCCGAACTCCGCGCCGCCGTCGAGGCCCGGACCGCGCTCACCTGCTCGGTAGGCATCGGCGACAACAAAACCCGCGCCAAACTGGCCACCGGCTTCGCCAAACACAAACGCTCCCACGCCGAACCCTTCGAACCCGCCGAACCGTCCGAAACCACCGGACCGTCGGAAGCCGCCGGCCCCACCACGCGTACAGCCGACTCAGCCGGTGGAACTGCCGCCGGGATCTACCGCCTGACCGCGGCCAACTGGCGCCAGGTGATGGACCACCGCCCGGTCCGCGACCTGTGGGGCGTCGGCTCGCGGATGGAACACAACCTGAACGAACTCGGCATCAGCACCGTCGCGGACCTGGCCGCCGCCGACGTCGACCTCCTGAAGAAACGCTTCGGCCCGAAAATGGGCGCCTGGTACGCCGCCCTCGGCCGCGGCCTCGGCGACACCCAGGTCACCGACGTCCCCCGCGAACCGGTCTCCCGCAGCCGCGAGGAAACCTTCCCCGAGGATCTCACCGACCCCACCACCATCGCCGCCGAACTACGCCGCATCGCCATCCAGGTAACCAACGACGTAGTAGCCGAAGGCCGCACCATCCAACGCATCTGGGTAAAGGTCCGCTTCACCACCTTCTACACCCCCATCAAGAGCCGAAAACTCCCGTCCCCCACCCAGGACCCCGAAACAATCGCCACCACCGCCCACTCCCTCCTCGAAAAGTTCGACCTCCACCGCCCCATCCGCCTCCTCGGCGTCCGCCTCGAGTTCCTCCCACCCACCCCCGACGAACCGATCACTATATAA
- a CDS encoding ABC transporter permease — protein sequence MSTWAEEREPLDSGWGHKQLRHLRLWRRFFAQAVVRETHYRAHFLTTLLVGLVQLGLGIVPTLLLFGFTQEVHGWSRAEVIALVGVFQIVTGLMATFVAPNLNRMTTYLTEGELDVVLLRPVSSQFYLTLRWINVAELTNVASGIAVLAIGLVQSRLTPGPVQVVQAVVLAACGLVLLTAVWSAMSFLAFWLQSVNPIGFVFLSLVEAGRYPLVFFPVAVRTFLTFAFPVAFATTFPVRALAGDLGWRTVGVGVALTLVALTLVRLLWRRGLLTYSSASS from the coding sequence ATGAGCACTTGGGCGGAGGAACGGGAGCCGCTTGACTCGGGCTGGGGGCACAAGCAGCTGCGGCATCTCCGGTTGTGGCGGCGGTTCTTCGCGCAGGCGGTGGTTCGCGAGACGCACTACCGGGCGCACTTTCTGACCACGCTGCTCGTGGGTCTGGTGCAGTTGGGACTCGGGATCGTACCGACGTTGCTGCTGTTCGGGTTCACCCAGGAGGTACACGGGTGGTCGCGGGCGGAGGTGATCGCGCTCGTCGGGGTGTTCCAGATCGTCACCGGGCTGATGGCGACGTTCGTCGCGCCGAACCTGAACCGGATGACCACGTACCTGACCGAAGGCGAGCTGGACGTCGTACTGCTGCGGCCGGTGTCGAGTCAGTTCTATCTGACACTGCGGTGGATCAACGTCGCGGAACTGACGAACGTTGCCAGCGGCATCGCGGTACTGGCGATCGGACTGGTGCAGTCGCGGCTGACCCCCGGTCCGGTGCAGGTGGTGCAGGCCGTCGTACTGGCCGCGTGCGGACTGGTGTTGCTGACGGCGGTGTGGTCGGCGATGTCGTTCCTGGCGTTCTGGCTGCAGTCGGTGAACCCGATCGGCTTCGTGTTCCTGAGTCTGGTGGAGGCGGGTCGATATCCGTTGGTGTTCTTCCCGGTCGCGGTGCGGACGTTCCTGACGTTCGCGTTCCCGGTGGCGTTCGCGACCACGTTCCCGGTACGGGCGTTGGCCGGCGACCTCGGGTGGCGGACCGTCGGCGTGGGCGTTGCATTGACACTAGTTGCATTGACACTAGTTCGTTTGCTGTGGCGGCGGGGGTTGCTGACGTACTCCAGCGCGTCGAGCTGA
- a CDS encoding ABC-2 family transporter protein produces MNAIRRNLRVVRRMTAADIAQQSVYRGAWIIFMLANICTPIISLLIWRTALANGAKLPVDERYVTTYFVLLGFVTMATSSWLAGFLAQDIRLGKLSSWMVRPASLLVKFVANNLSEKFLKLFALVPMIGIVWWIFRASMNLPSGVGRWALFAVSIGLGAVLVFTIDILIASLAFWMDDVTALVQARVIIASVLSGAVVPLALMPAWSRGFVDHQPFRYTVSFPVEIVAGQLSGHELLAGLGIQLGYVVVFAALARVVWSAGLRAYSAVGA; encoded by the coding sequence GTGAACGCGATCCGGCGGAACCTCCGCGTCGTACGCCGGATGACCGCGGCCGACATCGCGCAGCAGTCCGTGTACCGCGGGGCGTGGATCATCTTCATGCTGGCGAACATCTGTACGCCGATCATCTCGCTGCTGATCTGGCGTACCGCGCTCGCGAACGGCGCGAAGTTGCCGGTCGACGAGCGGTACGTGACCACGTACTTCGTGCTGCTCGGGTTCGTCACGATGGCGACGTCGTCGTGGCTGGCGGGGTTCCTGGCGCAGGACATCCGGCTCGGGAAACTGTCGAGCTGGATGGTGCGGCCGGCGTCGCTGCTGGTCAAGTTCGTGGCGAACAACCTGTCGGAGAAGTTCCTCAAGCTGTTCGCGCTGGTGCCGATGATCGGCATCGTCTGGTGGATCTTCCGCGCATCGATGAACCTCCCGTCCGGCGTCGGCCGATGGGCGCTGTTCGCGGTCAGCATCGGGCTGGGCGCGGTGCTGGTGTTCACGATCGACATCCTGATCGCGTCGCTGGCGTTCTGGATGGATGACGTGACCGCGCTGGTACAGGCTCGGGTGATCATCGCGAGCGTACTGTCCGGCGCGGTCGTACCGCTGGCGCTGATGCCTGCGTGGTCGCGCGGTTTCGTCGACCATCAGCCCTTCCGGTACACGGTGTCGTTTCCGGTCGAGATCGTCGCCGGTCAGTTGAGCGGGCACGAGTTGCTGGCCGGGCTGGGGATTCAGCTCGGGTACGTGGTGGTGTTCGCGGCGCTCGCACGCGTCGTCTGGTCGGCTGGTCTTCGCGCGTACTCGGCGGTGGGGGCATGA
- a CDS encoding ABC transporter ATP-binding protein — MTPADALPPVIAAHDLTKTYTFHQQRAGLGGALKSLVRRQYETRLAVDRISFGIHRGEVVGLLGPNGAGKTTTLKMLSGLLYTTSGDLEVLGHTPSDRKHDYLRRIALVMGQKTMLWWDVPAMESLLLHKDMYGLSSKEFERNVAELAELLEVEHLLNVQVRKTSLGERMKLELMAALVHGPEILFLDEPTIGLDVVAKARVRAFLADVNRLRGTTILITSHDMDDIEALCSRVMIIDHGRLQFDGALDELVRTAQPRKLVRATYATEVDGARLDGLEGISAVSVDGQTVKLEADRERAGVVMEQLTRLGPLVDLDVADADIEDIMRDLFQRRGTVGDAS; from the coding sequence GTGACGCCTGCTGACGCCTTGCCGCCGGTCATCGCGGCTCATGATCTGACGAAGACGTACACCTTTCACCAGCAGCGCGCCGGGCTCGGCGGCGCGCTGAAGAGCCTGGTCCGGCGCCAGTACGAAACGCGGCTCGCCGTCGACCGGATCAGCTTCGGTATCCACCGTGGCGAAGTCGTCGGCCTGCTCGGCCCGAACGGCGCCGGCAAAACGACGACGCTGAAAATGCTGTCCGGACTGCTCTACACGACGTCCGGCGACCTGGAGGTACTCGGCCACACGCCGTCCGATCGCAAGCACGACTACCTGCGCCGGATCGCGCTCGTGATGGGCCAGAAGACGATGCTGTGGTGGGACGTGCCGGCGATGGAGAGCCTGCTGCTGCACAAGGACATGTACGGCCTGTCCAGCAAGGAGTTCGAGCGCAACGTCGCCGAGCTGGCCGAGTTGCTCGAAGTGGAGCACCTGCTGAACGTGCAGGTACGCAAGACCTCTTTGGGTGAGCGGATGAAGCTCGAGTTGATGGCCGCGCTCGTACACGGTCCGGAGATCCTCTTCCTGGACGAGCCGACGATCGGGCTGGACGTGGTCGCGAAGGCGCGGGTCCGGGCGTTCCTCGCGGACGTGAACCGGCTGCGCGGGACGACGATCCTGATCACCAGCCACGACATGGACGACATCGAGGCGCTGTGTTCGCGGGTGATGATCATCGATCACGGGCGGTTGCAGTTCGACGGCGCGCTGGACGAGCTGGTCCGTACGGCGCAACCGCGAAAGCTGGTCCGGGCCACGTACGCGACCGAGGTCGACGGCGCCCGGCTCGACGGGCTGGAAGGGATCAGCGCGGTCTCGGTCGATGGCCAGACGGTGAAGCTGGAGGCTGACCGCGAACGGGCCGGCGTGGTGATGGAGCAGCTCACGCGGCTCGGTCCGCTGGTCGATCTTGACGTCGCGGACGCCGACATCGAGGACATCATGCGCGACCTGTTCCAGCGCCGCGGCACGGTCGGTGACGCGTCGTGA